In the genome of Candida albicans SC5314 chromosome 6, complete sequence, the window atcaaatttttatttattgtcTTATTAAGCCCAAATGGAAATGAAATTGCGTTTGTATCAACTTCATTGTCAATTTTATAACCTCGTATTGTTGTGcaaataatactaataaatcaactatTTTGCTTGAAAGCCAACCGGAACAGGTTCAATCAATCTTTTTGGGCAAAATTTATGATTTCTTAATGTAAGTGAAATCAACCTTTAAAGTAACAGACTGATGCTTAGAAGAATGTTCGATTGAATGTAGGCCAAGGGTATCACAAAATCTCATcttatttcaaaaattttagaTGTCCAATTTTGTTACTCGTGTCTTTCTCTTCAATAAACTTGGTGACCGAGTATTGCGGCTAAAACTGCCAAACTTTTATTACATGCATtataatagtagtagtagatGAGAGGTGAAATTACTGAAACCTAAAAATTCTTTATGCACAAAAAGTAAGTTAAGGCGATTAACAGCATCAGTATGTTTAACCAAATTAAAGATCCTTCTTGTATATCGTCTACTACTATTTCTAGTGCACGCATAAATACATTCTCGGTATGCGATCCTTTTATTCTTTGtaacaagaaaagaaatcttgactgtaatatataaatcaatcGAAATTTCCACCAACATTGCTTGTAgtggtttcttttttttaatattttcctatcattttcaaattcttcaaacccatctttttctattattagttattttcatttcatttaaCCTACCGAGTTTCTATTTCCTCCCTCAATACTTATAGCTATGTCGGATTTTTATGAATTTGCTCCAAATGATATCAAGGGAACTCCTTACTCATTCAAAAAACTTCAAGGTAAAGTTGTTCTTATTGTCAATGTTGCTTCCAAATGTGGATTCACTCCACAATACAAAGGTTTACaagatttgaaacaaaaatttgCTGATCAACCAGTGGAAATATTAGGATTTCCTTGCAATCAATTTGGTCATCAAGAACCTGGAActaatgaagaaattgaaaagtatTGTCGTGAATACTTTGGTGTGACTTTCCCCGTATTAAGTAAAGTTGAAACTAATGGTAAAAATGCTGAACCagtttataaatttttgaagTCTCAAAAGCCCGGACTACTAGGATTACATAGAATAATGTggaattttgaaaaattcttaATTGATCAAGATGGTAATGTTGTGGCAAGATTTAGTAGTTTTACTAAACCTGAAACTATTGGATTACgaattgaagaaatgtTAAAACATCAGGCTTAGTAACGTGTGTATCGCCCCCCACACATGTGATTGGATTTTAGAATATCAATCTAATCAATTTCAGATGATAATAAAGGTGTTTagttttgtctttttttttagttctgttttctttgtttttataaattttaataGGTGTTTAGAACATTACAATATGATTAGTTGATGTTTGttacaagaaaatttaTTCACTTACAATAGTAAATTTGCACCTATTGTTAATTGTAGATTAATCTATTAATATCCATTGTCTTTAGTTTGTTTAGGTGCCTTAATTTTTGTGTTTAAGCAATACTTAAAAAATAGTTTTGGCATAGCTCCTGTAAAACGATAGACTGAACAATAATTGAGTGAAATCTTATATGCATGAGTTGTAGAGATACGTGTATTTTCCAAGTAGTCACCATCACAACTATTAATTTACCCCAATCTGGAAGTCCCCTTACAACAAAAATGACACGATTTATAAAATCACAGAGaacattgaaaaagaacATCAATACAATGCTCAGGAAATAAAATTATGCTTTCAACAGTGAGTGTTGGCAACTCTTAGTCTTTTTAAAAGGGGTTATCTAATGTGAAATTTTATCCACTGCAATACATAACAAACCTACATCGGTAATACATAAACTTCAAATACAACTCTCAATGTATAATATCGCTTTTGAATTCAGCTAATAAAAGCTTTGTGgtgattgaaattgatattagTAGGAGCATTCAAACCGGATGATCATGCAAAGAACAAATTGAGATTGTTTGAATGTGAAATGTTCCCATCTTACATTGAGAAATTTCATTGGAGAGGCCACACCATTAATGCAGGGAAACAAGTTCTACGGAGATCTTTGATAAACAGATACAAAATTTTGATACGCAATTTCACCAATTATAGtcaaaaatagaaaagtATTACCAACTAAAAACTTGAATAGATTACGCCAAACAAATCGATAAGAAATTCTAATCTAGACCATTATTTACTTACAAACCTGCCTAGAATCTGGGTCTAGCTTAATAAGCAGATCAATCTAGCTACTGTCAGTTTTTAGTCTAGTTGTACAAAACCCATACTATTCGAATTTCAATGTCAACTACATTTCAAAGAGAATATAGGACGGCATCTCAAGTTCGgataaatttatatttcCGCGTGCGCCACCACTCAATCGAACATCCGGACTTAATTTTTGCAGAGCATACACAGATTCTATCCCAACGTTAAATCCGAACTATATGAGGCTAGACTACtgttattaattattaattatccTAACGGTGGTCttatttttgtatttgtcAGATAGATTGTggtttattgattttttggttttcttcAAAGTAAAAACTTTAACCTTGCCGTGTGTCATTACAACGGAAACTTTCCTAATTTGTAATCATCACACTCTGATTAGCaagtaaacaaaaaaaaataacgactgatcgtttttttttctctcctCTCTCATGCCCCAGAATGCATAACATTCTCAATATTATATAAAGAAAACTTAATCCCATCCCttgaattgtttttctttttccttctttttgCCTCCcttctctttctttgtATTATTACTTCATTACAAAGTATTCAATTATCACATATCTACATAAAATGTCTCAATTTTACGAATTAGCTCCAAAAGACGCCAAAGGTGAACCATACCcatttgaacaattgaaaggGAAAGTTGTCCTTATCGTCAATGTTGCTTCCAAATGTGGATTCACTCCTCAATACAAGGGtttagaagaattgaataagAAATTTGCTGATCAACCAGTACAAATCTTGGGTTTCCCATGTAATCAATTTGGCCACCAAGAACCAGGTAGTAACGAAGAAATTGGATCATTCTGTTCATTGAACTACGGTGTTACATTCCCAGTCTTGGATAAAATTGAAGTCAATGGTGACAATACCGATCCagtttataaatatttgaaatcacAAAAGAGTGGTGTTTTGGGATTGACCAGAATTAAATggaattttgaaaaattcttgattgaCCAAAATGGTAAAGTTATTGAAAGATTCAGTTCATTGACTAGTCCAGAAAGTATCGGTACCAAGattgaagaattgttgaagaaataatttattttcccATCATAGGTATTGACAAATTTTAATTCCATATTTATATGTACATGTTGTTTGTATAtgtattttctttaataaaCTTAATGAGATTATTTTGAGTGCTCAAGTGCAGTCGTAGTTTGATATCACTAAATATCCAGAGTATAGCTTTGATGTCATACATCTTTTCAAGAAGAGTTTTACAAGAGATCTTGTAACCCTCGATTCTATTGTGTCAATTTATATCATTGATTGATGGACTGTTGGGAATTGGCCGATAACGGTGCGACCGAGTTTTTTTTAAGCCTTGCACATATATTTTCtgaaacaaaacaaaagtGAGGGAAGGAAGACAGCAATAGATTGTGAGTATTAAAACGTCCATGAGCGCCACATTTCATCACTGCGGTAA includes:
- the GPX2 gene encoding Gpx2p (Similar to glutathione peroxidase; induced in high iron; alkaline induced by Rim101; induced by alpha factor or interaction with macrophage; regulated by Efg1; caspofungin repressed; Spider biofilm induced) translates to MSDFYEFAPNDIKGTPYSFKKLQGKVVLIVNVASKCGFTPQYKGLQDLKQKFADQPVEILGFPCNQFGHQEPGTNEEIEKYCREYFGVTFPVLSKVETNGKNAEPVYKFLKSQKPGLLGLHRIMWNFEKFLIDQDGNVVARFSSFTKPETIGLRIEEMLKHQA
- a CDS encoding peroxiredoxin (Putative glutathione peroxidase; induced by peroxide, exposure to neutrophils and macrophage blood fractions; repressed during infection of macrophages; Spider biofilm induced; flow model biofilm repressed); this encodes MSQFYELAPKDAKGEPYPFEQLKGKVVLIVNVASKCGFTPQYKGLEELNKKFADQPVQILGFPCNQFGHQEPGSNEEIGSFCSLNYGVTFPVLDKIEVNGDNTDPVYKYLKSQKSGVLGLTRIKWNFEKFLIDQNGKVIERFSSLTSPESIGTKIEELLKK